From the genome of Geothrix sp. 21YS21S-4, one region includes:
- a CDS encoding CoA-binding protein, which produces MSVDDRIQSFLASDSFAVVGASSDRSKFGNKVLRCYQEHGKEVYPINPRAEELEGLKAYPSLAALPVKVPAISVITPPAITEQVVRDAAAAGVKHVWMQPGAESDAAIRTAESLGLSVIAGGPCLLVVLGFRG; this is translated from the coding sequence ATGTCCGTCGACGACCGCATCCAGTCCTTCCTCGCGTCCGATTCCTTCGCGGTGGTGGGCGCCAGCTCCGACCGCTCGAAGTTCGGGAACAAGGTCCTGCGCTGCTACCAGGAGCATGGGAAGGAGGTCTATCCCATCAATCCGCGGGCGGAGGAACTGGAAGGGCTGAAGGCCTATCCCTCGCTGGCGGCGCTGCCGGTGAAGGTGCCGGCGATCTCGGTCATCACGCCCCCGGCCATCACCGAACAGGTGGTGCGCGACGCGGCGGCGGCGGGCGTGAAGCACGTCTGGATGCAGCCCGGCGCCGAGAGCGACGCGGCCATCCGCACGGCGGAATCCCTGGGGCTGAGCGTCATCGCCGGCGGCCCCTGCCTGCTGGTGGTCCTGGGCTTCCGGGGCTAG